A window of the Brassica napus cultivar Da-Ae chromosome C5, Da-Ae, whole genome shotgun sequence genome harbors these coding sequences:
- the LOC106402293 gene encoding sucrose transport protein SUC4 has product MSTSDQPRHHRPTRNRPPLPRPPNPSRPAVAPRSKVSKRVLLRVASVACGIQFGWALQLSLLTPYVQELGIPHAWASVIWLCGPLSGLFVQPLVGHSSDRCKSKYGRRRPFIVAGAVAIAISVLIIGHAADIGWAFGDREGRIKPRAIVAFVLGFWILDVANNMTQGPCRALLADLTENDNRRTRVANGYFSLFMAVGNILGYATGSYNGWYKVFPFTKTVACNVECANLKSAFYIDVVFIAITTILSISAAHEVPLGAQASDAHGQSSGTDEAFLTEILGTFKYFPGSVWIILLVTALTWIGWFPFILFDTDWMGREIYGGEPNQGASYSAGVSMGALGLMLNSVFLGITSVLMEKLCRKWGAGFIWGISNIIMAICFLAMIATSFVAYHIGYIGHEQPPAGIVIAAVLIFTILGIPLAITYSVPYALISIRIESLGLGQGLSLGVLNLAIVIPQVIVSVGSGPWDQLFGGGNSPALAVGAAAGFIGGIVAILAIPRTRIQKPIPLP; this is encoded by the exons atgTCTACTTCCGATCAACCTCGCCACCACCGACCGACACGCAACCGCCCACCTCTGCCACGACCGCCTAATCCTTCTCGTCCCGCCGTGGCACCTCGATCAAAGGTCTCGAAGCGTGTGCTTCTCCGCGTAGCTTCCGTCGCGTGCGGGATCCAGTTCGGCTGGGCGCTTCAGCTCTCGCTCCTCACTCCTTACGTGCAGGAGCTAGGGATCCCGCACGCTTGGGCCAGCGTGATCTGGCTCTGCGGTCCGCTCTCTGGCTTGTTCGTGCAACCTCTCGTTGGCCACAGTAGCGACAGGTGTAAGAGCAAGTACGGTCGCCGGAGACCGTTTATCGTCGCCGGAGCTGTGGCGATCGCGATCTCGGTTTTGATTATTGGACACGCGGCGGATATCGGGTGGGCGTTTGGGGATAGAGAAGGGAGGATTAAGCCGAGGGCGATTGTTGCTTTCGTGTTAGGGTTTTGGATCCTTGATGTTGCTAATAACATGACTCAGGGTCCTTGTAGAGCCCTCCTCGCTGATCTTACTG AGAATGATAATCGCAGAACACGAGTAGCAAACGGCTACTTCTCTCTCTTCATGGCTGTTGGCAATATTCTTGGCTACGCTACTGGATCATACAATGGTTGGTACAAGGTCTTCCCTTTCACCAAGACCGTTGCATGCAATGTGGAATGCGCCAATCTCAAGTCTGCGTTCTACATAGACGTGGTCTTTATCGCAATAACTACCATCTTGAGTATCTCAGCGGCTCATGAGGTGCCTCTTGGGGCACAGGCCTCTGACGCACATGGGCAATCCAGTGGAACAGATGAAGCTTTCCTTACTGAGATACTAGGCACTTTCAAATATTTTCCAGGAAGTGTTTGGATAATTTTGCTTGTTACAGCTCTGACGTGGATTGGTTGGTTTCCGTTTATTTTGTTTGATACTGATTGGATGGGTAGAGAGATCTACGGTGGTGAACCGAACCAAGGCGCTTCGTATAGTGCTGGTGTGAGTATGGGTGCGCTTGGTTTGATGTTGAATTCTGTTTTTCTTGGGATCACTTCGGTGCTCATGGAGAAACTTTGCAGAAAGTGGGGAGCTGGTTTTATTTGGGGGATATCGAACATCATTATGGCTATTTGCTTTCTTGCGATGATCGCTACCTCGTTTGTTGCGTATCATATTGGCTACATTGGCCATGAACAACCGCCTGCTGGGATCGTAATTGCTGCTGTATTGATCTTTACAATTTTGGGCATCCCGTTGGCA ATAACGTACAGTGTTCCATATGCGTTGATTTCCATACGTATTGAGTCCTTGGGCCTAGGTCAAG GCTTATCCTTGGGTGTACTGAATTTGGCTATAGTCATCCCACAG GTGATTGTGTCTGTTGGCAGTGGCCCATGGGACCAACTATTTGGCGGTGGGAACTCACCAGCACTTGCAGTTGGAGCAGCTGCAGGTTTCATTGGCGGAATTGTAGCCATCTTGGCTATTCCCCGAACAAGGATTCAGAAGCCCATCCCTCTCCCATAA